AACCTCCCCCTGGCGATGATCGTCGTGATTTGGGTGAGCGCACTTTTCTCGACGGTCGTGGCCAACATTCCCTTCACGGCCGCCATGCTGCCGGTGATCGGCTATCTCACGAACACCGTGCCGGGCGCGGGCAGCCTGGCCCTGTACTTCTGTCTGTCCGTCGGATCTGCGATGGGTGGAAACGGCTCGTTGATCGGCGCGTCGGCCAACATGGTTACCGCCGGCATCTCCGAGCGAGCCGGATATCCGATCAGTTACGTTTATTTCTTCCGCAAAGGAATGCCTGCGCTGGCGATCACGGTGACGCTGGCGATGGTGTGGTTGCTGCTGCGCTTCCGGATCTAAATACTGCAAGTATTCCGAACCACATCAGGAAATCGCCGACGGAATCAAGAACGGGGTACGCATCCACGTACCCCGTTTGACTTTCCCTGATTAATTGCGTTTATACCGCCTCCACGCGCTCGATATCGGGAAAGAACTGCCGCACCGTTCCCTCCACCCAACCCCGCAGCGTGGCGTTGGATAACGGACACCCGTCGCAGGCGCCGCCCATTTCCACTTTGAGTACGGAACCGTCGAACGCGACCATGCGAACCCATCCACCGTGATACTGTTCGATGTAGGAACTGACCACTTCGACCAACGCCTGCATGCGTTCCTCTTCCGGAACGCCGGTCAGGTGATTGTGAATAACTTCGTCCGACATGACACGCCTCCAGACGTTGAACCCCTCAGGTTTCCGGCGGGGGATGAATACCTTGATGGAGAAGCTGGACAACCTGCGTGTGGGTGCTGCGCAAGCGCTCGGCAATCACTTCCGCCAACCTTTCGAGTATGATAACACCGGTTTCTGCGTGGGTCTCGCACAATTTCCGCAGCACGTCGCCACGCACATAGACGGCCTCGCAGTCTTCGAGGCAGATCGCCGAAGACGTGTAGGATTTTCGACCCAGAACGGAGGACCAGCCGAACACCCCGTTGCGCTCGACTTCGGCGACGTCGAGGACCTCACCGTCGTCCGGCTTGAAACGAATGGCGACGCGCCCGGAAACCACCACAAACAGTTTATCGGCCGGATCACCTTGACAAAATACGACGTGCTCGGCGGGAAACGAGATGTTCTCGAATCGATCGATCACCAGCTTCATCTCGCTGGGCGTCAGACCCTGAAACAGGGGTAACGATTCCATCCAACGTGGGTACACAGAACCATCCTCGGCGTGTAGTCCAAGTGTATGCGCAGCCACGGAGCGTTCGAAGTGGAATCTATCCTTTCCTGGGCGACAACCATCACCTCATGCGCACCGATCGGTTCGCGAGGCGATCTGCATCAAGCCATGCGCTCATCGTTCAGGCACCGGCCGCCCTACCAGAAGAGGCTTTCGCCGGATTCGATATTCACGACGCCAGGATTTCGCACAATTTCAATTGCGGTATGCCTCTTGACGTTGGGATGATTTGTCGATATATTAAAGTCACAGGCAGACATCTGGGTGCCCCCCTCATCTAGATGTTTGCCTGTGCTTTTAAGCAGCGCTGTGGGGATTCCGGGATGAAAATCGAGATCGTTCAGCTAACCGCTGCGATGTCGTTCAAGGCCTTTCCGAGTGCGGCGATCTCCTCCAGTGTATTGTAATGAACCAAACCGACGCGCACCATGCCGCCATGCTCCTCCAGTCCGAGGCGTTCCGTCACCGCCAGCGCGTAGTAATTCCCGTCCCAGACGTAGATTCCCGACTTGCCCAATTCAGTGGCGATTGCCCGAGGATGATGCTCGTTCAGCGTGAATGAAACGGTGGGAACGCGGCGATCGAGATCCGCCTCGTCCGTGATCCCCCATATCTTGACACCCGGGACGGCGGACAACGTTTCGATCAGCGTGCGGGTGAGGTTCAGCTCATAGGACTGGATGGTCCGCAGCGCCTGCTTGAAACGCAGGGCACGATCGCCGGCTTCGCCTTCATCTCGGGCGGATTGTTCTCCGATCGCGCCGAGATATTCGAGCGCGCCGAGAAGGCCTGCGATGCCTTCGTGATTTTGTGTGCCCGTCTCGAATCTGCCGGGTGGTGCAGAAGGCGCGGGACGGACCTTGTAGGCTTTCAAGCGCTCCAGGTGTTCCCGTTTCCCGTACAGCACCCCAATGTGCGGGCCAAAGAATTTATACGCAGATACGGCCAGGAAATCGCAATCGATGTCTTGAACGTCAATCGAGCCGTGCGGCGCGTACTGCACGGCGTCGACGAAACACAAAGCCCCCGCATCGTGCGCCTGGCGCGTGATCCGGCGCACGGGATTGATGGTCCCCACGGCATTGGAGGCGTATCCCACGGCGACCAATTTCGTGTGTTCGTTGAGCAGACTTTCGAACTGATCGAGGCGCAGGGTGCAGTCCTCCACGTCGAAATCCAACCAATGGACCTTGCAGCCCCGCTCCTGGGCGATGATCGTCCACGGCGAGATGTTGGCGTCGTGGTCGAGGCGGGTTACGATAATCTCGTCCTGCGGCGTGAGTTCCCCGGCCAGACTGCGGCTGAGTGTGAAAGCGAGCGAGGTCATGTTCGGCCCGAAGATGATCTCCTGCGGACTGCCGGCATTTAGAAAATGCGCCACGGCCTGGCGGGACTCGGCGATGATCCGATCGGACTCCCGGCTGGTGGGAAATGCGCCGCCGTGATTGGCGTTGCTCTCGATGAGATACGCCAGCATGCGATCGATGGTTTGCCGGGGGACCTGCGTTCCGCCCGGGTTATCGAAATAGATCGCACCTTTGGCCAGCGCCGGAAAGTGTGTGCGGCAGGCAGATAGATCGGGATTCATTGAAACACTCCTGTGCGGATCGACAAGGTTCGATGCTGTTGGAGCACCCCTGCGACTCGCATCTCGAACGACCGTGGCAGCGGCACGATTCTACTCCAACGTTACCGCGCCATCGGCGATGAGCCGCTCGGCCCGCGCCAGATCCTGGGGCGTGTTGACGTTGAAAAAGGATAGTCCGCTCGGATCCAATCGATCCAGTACGGCCTCGTCGACCGGCAAAACCCGTACTCGCGGATAAAAACTCACCACACGCTCCTCCCCTGCCTGCAGCGATTCTTCGAGCGCCGGGAGGCACGCCCGGCGTACGTACACCGCATGCAGCGGCTCGTATAGATTTTGATGCAGGGGAACGACGACGTCCGCCCGGGAGGCAAGCTGAAGTTGATGCTCGAGCAGGGCGCGGTTCAAGAAGGGCATGTCGCAGGCGACCACGAGGACTGTGTCCCCCTGCGCGGCGTACAGGGCGCTGTACAGGCCTACCAGCGCACCGGCCTCCGGGACTGCATCCGGCACGGTGCGGATCCCCAGGTGGGAATAAGCCTGGAGTCGATTGGTCACGATCAGAATCTCGTCCCCGAGGTTCGCGATGCGCCGGATCACGTGCTCGATGAGCGGCGTGCCGTTCAGCTCGACAAACGCCTTATCGCGCCCCATGCGGCTCGACGAGCCGCCGGCTTGGATGGCCGTCGTGATCATAGTTTCATTGTACCTTGATCTTGACGCAGCCGGCCTCGATGGCCGCCTGTCTCGGGCATACGTATGGAAGTGATAGAATACTATTGGAGCACGAACATGTCGTTGGAGACTAAACTCGACAAATTAACCAGAGAAGGGGAACTCTACGAGCGCCTGCCGGACGAGGCGGTGCGCTGCTACGCCTGCGGGCATCGCTGCCTGATTCGGGAAGGCAAACGGGGAATCTGCAAGGTGCGTTTCAACCGCGGCGGCAAGCTGATGGTCCCCTGGGGATACGTCGGCGCGCTGCAGTGCGACCCGACGGAAAAGAAACCTTTCTATCATTTCCTTCCCGGCTCCGATACGCTGACCTTCGGCATGCTGGGCTGCGATTTCCACTGCAGCTTCTGCCAGAACTGGCTCAGTTCCCAGACGCTGCGCGATCCCGCCTCGGATCGCTCGGTCGGATTTATCCGCCGCGTGTCGGCAGAAGAGATCGTACAGCACGGCTTGAACATGGGCGCCAGCGTCGTCGGTTCTTCCTACAACGAGCCGCTGATCACCTCGGAATGGGCAGTGGAAATCTTCAAGCTGGCCGTCGAAAAAGGCTTGAAATGCGTCTACGTTTCGAACGGAAACGCCACGCCCGAAGTACTCGAGTATCTGCACCCCTATCTGAGCGGCTACAAGATCGACCTTAAAACCATGCAGGACAAGCAGTATCGTCATCTGGGTGGCGTACTGCAGCACGTGCTCGACACGATCCAGATGGCGCACGACATGGGCTATTGGGTCGAGGTGGTCACACTGGTGATACCGGGTTTCAACGACAGCACCGATGAATTGATGGACGCGGCGCGCTACATCGCTTCCGTTTCCGTCGACATCCCCTGGCACGTGACGGCGTTTCACAAGGACTATCAAATGACCAACGCCGACAACACGTCCGCCGACACATTGATCCGCGCCGCCGAAATCGGGAAAGAGGCCGGGCTGCATTACGTCTACGCCGGAAACCTGCCCGGAAGGATCGATCCCTACGAGGACACGATATGCCCGCAGTGCGGCACACACCTTATCGAACGCCTGGGATACCTCATCCTGGACTACCAAATCACGGACGACGGCCGCTGCCCGAATTGCAGCACCAAGATCGCCGGCGTGTGGCCCGAATCGGCCGACAGGGTTCGCCTGAGTTCACGTTCCGACCTTTTCTATCGCGGACCTCGGCGCGTGTAATCGACGAATATGGAATCCGACGAAAACAGCGTTAAACTGCTGATCAGCTACGATCCGCTGCCCGAGAGATGGGAGGCGTACCTAAGTTACGTACGCGGGGAGTTCGTGCCCGCACTCGAGCATCTGGGGCTGGTTATGTGCGACGCGTGGTACACGGCGTACGGCTCGCATCCGCTGCGGCTGGCGGGTTTCCTGGCCTCCGATCTTGCCAGGCTCAAACAGGTGCTCGAATCGGAAGATTTTCAAGACCTCGAGCGGCGCCTGAAAGAGTACGTGGTTAACTACAGCCGCAAGATCGTGCCGCACCGCGCTACCTTCCAGTATTGATCTATCAGAAACGATTCGAGCGACTCAACGCGAAGGGAAATTGTATCGCGCCTTATTGTGTAATATTTCACAACTTGGTGTATACTAGTAGCGCCCCGGCACCGTTCCACATCCCAGCTTCACCCCTCCCGCCCTGCAACGCAACCTGGCCGGGGCGCCCATTTAACCAGCCCGGCAAACAAGGCAGCAAAACGGGTGGCCCCCAGCCCTTCGGCGAACGAAATCGACACCGCATCCGGCCACGGCAGGGCACGCACGCTGATGCGGTCCACGAATGGGAAACGGCAAAACCGCNNNNNNNNNNNNNNNNNNNNNNNNNNNNNNNNNNNNNNNNNNNNNNNNNNNNNNNTTTTTATGATTCTACGCCACCACGAGAGTCGTTTCGGTCTGTGAGGTGGATTCTCCCTGTCTCAGTGCGCGAGAAAGGTGTGCTCGAAGAACTCGAGCGGGCTCTTGATGACGTCGCATTCGAACAGACAGTAATGCGGCACCCAGAGAATCAGCGCCAGGACGCAAATGCCGATCGAGAGACCGTAGAAGACGAGGGGATGGTCCGCATACGCGCGCGCCTTGGCTGCGGGACCTTCGTCGGCATCTTTCTTCCGCTGCGCGAACTCCCGCAAGGGCAGATTGACCGAGACTGCCACCATGGCGAAATTGAAACACGTGACCGTGAACCAGCGGCCGTAGTCGTAGGCCGTGAAGTAGACCGGCAGCGAAAGCAGCAGCGGAATCAAGAAGTACTTGCGGAAGAACACGCCCGTATAGCGCAGCGCCGACCGCGGGGAAAAGGACCCCGCAGATCGGGCGCGCAGGATAGCGTACAGTGCCTGGCGCACGAGATACCAGAGCGAAAACCCCAACGTAGGCAGGATCAGCAGCCACTCCTTCCAGTGCATGGCAACGATCATCCGCGTGATGCCGAAGGCCTGCCCCAACGACCAGGACATGGGAATGAACGATCCGGGCAGGGTCGATCCGCTAAGCGGCTCGCGCGGCAGGCTGCATTTGCCTTCGCGAATCGCGCCGGCGGCCGCCCACTTGTCGCAGACGTCGAACAGCGTCTGGTGATCCGGCGTGCCGGAAAGGAAGACGGCGCCGAACGCCAAAAGCGCCGGCAGGTAGAGCAGCCCGGTCCACAGGGCGGCCCGCTTGAAGCCTCGCGAGGCGTCCAGGCGCAGGACAGAGAGCGTGATCATCCCGTGCAGCGGGACGAACAACAGGAAGTTGCCCTCGTGGACGAGGATGATCGCCGGGAGCAGGATCGCCGCGACGGGCAGCAGGCCGCGCACGTAGCGCCGCAGGTTTCCCGCCGGAAGCGAGGCGCCCTTCCCGAGCGGAAAGGCTTTTTCGACGACGAGCAGGTGCAGCAGCAGGGTGAGGTAGCCCAGGGTTTCCTTGCGCCCGATGGCGTTGTGGTCGTGCAGGTAGAAGAAGAACAGCGAGGGCAGGAAGAGCAGCCCGAACAGCGTCAGCGGATGAAGCGCTTTGCGGCAGCGCAGCAGCAGGCGCAGGTATCCGAGGGCGACGGCCAGGATAAGAACCCAGGAAAAGACCGCCACGAAGGCCAGCGGCGGGATCGAATCCGGCACCAGGCGCCAGATCTCCCCCGACAGCCCGCGGCGGATGAATCCCTGGGAATAATCGATCAGCCAGTCGGTGTAGGCCCAGTAATTCAGGCTGGTCCCGGAGACGTCCTGGGGCAGCCAGAAGAGCACCTCGCGGAGCAGCATGGCGGCGAAGCCGGCCAGCAAGACGGAATTGACGATGGTGCGGGGGTGGGAAAACAGGGACTTGATCCGCGCGGTTGCGCTCATGTGTGGTCTCCCTTGCGATGGCCGGGCGATGCGAACCAATCGCCCGGGCGGATTTGCATTTTTTAACCCCGATGCGGATTTTCGACAAGACTACGGATGATTTTACGAGAGACGATGCGAGATATCCACCGCCGATGTCCGCCAAGACTCCCGGCAGGTCCTGGCCGCAGATGATCGTGATCGCCTACTTCATCGGACTCAGAACTTGACGGACCACTGCGAAAACCGTTAGTATATTGCGTAGCACCTGCACCAAAGGGGAGGATGGATAGGCGCATGCCGGTAACTTTTTTCCGGGTATTGGTGTTATACAGTTTTAGATTGTAAAAACGGGGGATGTGTTGGCCGCTTCAACTACGTTGTCCTGCACTCGATTGAAGAACACAACCTCTTCGGCTGTAGCGGCAAATTAATGGCATAGAAGCGAAATTTGCTCGCATTTAAAGCACCGGGGCTTTACGTTCTGCATGTGCTCATGCTCGATGCCTGACCGATCGAGTTATCCCTTGCCAGGGGGTGTAACGGCAATCGCTATGAAGACGAAACGCGTTTTCCTTCCTTTATGTATCAGCACAATAATTCTCATCGCCACCGCCGCCACGGTCGTCCGGGCCGACTACATCGGACCCAATCGAACGGTAACCACGACAGAATGGCGCCGGCGCGTGTGTCGTTATCGAGCCGTATACGACCCTCCGGGATCCGGTTCTTATAGCTGCACCCTCAGGCTGTATCAAACGCCCGGGTCGAGCTGCAATGCGGCAAACAGCGCGGCGACTTACTTCAATCCCACCTCCTGTGCAGGGTGGACCTTCAGTTGTGAGGATGCCGGCATTAACTGCGACATATCCTTTCGAGGCACCAGTCTCGATTCCTGTTCGCCCGATTCCACAGGATGCAGGGAGACCACGAGCACGACGACCCTCGATCCTGCCACGGTGAGCGGGAACCTTACCTGCGGAATCGCGGGCAACAACGGCTGGTGTGTCGCCGGGGCGGCGATCTCCTTCAGCGCCGAAGAGCCAATCCCTCCTTACGAAATCGAAACCATCGAGGGCTTCTCGGGCGTATTCTGTGATCCTCCGGACAGCCCAACGCTGTCATGCACCTGGTCCGGCGGCGGCGAAGGTGAACAGTCCTACACCTTCTGGGCACACAGCACGTATGGCGATACGAGCAGCCAGGGCTCCGTTGCCTGGCGGTTGGACACGCTTCCACCGACGCCGGGAATTACCGTTTCCGGTGGAACATCGGGCAGCGGCGGCTGGTATCGCGGCGGGCCGTTGAACGTCTCGGGCAGCGGGACAGACCGTTCCCCTGGATCCGGCATCGCTTCTTCTGAGGTGTCGATTGACGGCGGCGCATATATCCCTTCCGCGGCGATCTCGGCCGAGGGATGGTATAGCGTCGACATTCTGACGACGGATCGGGCCGGAAATACCTCGAGTGACTCGGCCGGAGTCGGACTGGACAATACCCCACCCGTTCCGAATTTGGGAGCAACCGGAACCGCGGGATCAGGAGGATGGTACGTATCCTCCACCGTGACGGCGACCGAATCCGGATCGGATGCACTTTCCGGAATCGGCTCACGCCAATTCCAAGCAGATGGAGGCGCGTGGCAGTCCGGCGCCAGTGCTAACGTAACCGGCGAAGGCGTACACACCGTAAATTGGCAAATCACGGATCTGGCCGGCAACAGCGCAACTCAGTCGCAGACGATCGACATCGATTCGGTCGAACCAGTATCCATGTTCGCATCTCCCCCCGAAGGGAGTACGATCACGACAAACAGCGTACTCCAGATGAGCGGCAGCAGTACCGACGCGACGTCGGGACTTAGCAGCGCACAAATCTCCTTGAACGGAGGGGAGACATGGATTGGATTGCCCCTGACGGGAGGAGTCTGGAACTATGCGTGGGACACGCGCACGGTCACAAATGGAACGCACTACGTACTCGTGCGCGCAGCGGACAATGCCGGGAACGTCGGGACGGCGGCACGGATTACGGTCATCGTCGATAACGAAGGCCCGCACGTAGACATCACAGAGCAGTGGATGATCTGGGAAACGGCAACCGTGAGCGTAAAAGATACGGGCATCGGCATCCGCAATGCCACGTTGGTCATAGATGGCGGTATTTACGGTGAAAGACAGTATCGTTGGAGTTCGGGAAACATACCCAACCGATTTACCTGGGACCGGCGGTTTGGAGAGGTATTGGCTCCCCCCGGAGAGTATCACGTTGTGCTTACGGCGTGGGATCGACTGGGAAACCGCGGTTCGGATGCAGGAACCATCCTCATCCCTGAACCACCGACAGTAACACCAACCCTTGCGCCGACTTGTACACCAACACCCACAAGACTACCTTCTAGGCGCGAA
The sequence above is a segment of the Anaerolineales bacterium genome. Coding sequences within it:
- a CDS encoding molybdenum cofactor guanylyltransferase, which produces MITTAIQAGGSSSRMGRDKAFVELNGTPLIEHVIRRIANLGDEILIVTNRLQAYSHLGIRTVPDAVPEAGALVGLYSALYAAQGDTVLVVACDMPFLNRALLEHQLQLASRADVVVPLHQNLYEPLHAVYVRRACLPALEESLQAGEERVVSFYPRVRVLPVDEAVLDRLDPSGLSFFNVNTPQDLARAERLIADGAVTLE
- a CDS encoding Ig-like domain-containing protein, encoding MKTKRVFLPLCISTIILIATAATVVRADYIGPNRTVTTTEWRRRVCRYRAVYDPPGSGSYSCTLRLYQTPGSSCNAANSAATYFNPTSCAGWTFSCEDAGINCDISFRGTSLDSCSPDSTGCRETTSTTTLDPATVSGNLTCGIAGNNGWCVAGAAISFSAEEPIPPYEIETIEGFSGVFCDPPDSPTLSCTWSGGGEGEQSYTFWAHSTYGDTSSQGSVAWRLDTLPPTPGITVSGGTSGSGGWYRGGPLNVSGSGTDRSPGSGIASSEVSIDGGAYIPSAAISAEGWYSVDILTTDRAGNTSSDSAGVGLDNTPPVPNLGATGTAGSGGWYVSSTVTATESGSDALSGIGSRQFQADGGAWQSGASANVTGEGVHTVNWQITDLAGNSATQSQTIDIDSVEPVSMFASPPEGSTITTNSVLQMSGSSTDATSGLSSAQISLNGGETWIGLPLTGGVWNYAWDTRTVTNGTHYVLVRAADNAGNVGTAARITVIVDNEGPHVDITEQWMIWETATVSVKDTGIGIRNATLVIDGGIYGERQYRWSSGNIPNRFTWDRRFGEVLAPPGEYHVVLTAWDRLGNRGSDAGTILIPEPPTVTPTLAPTCTPTPTRLPSRREQKPTPMRVAIVPAEPDVTAPQKVELPQRAAPTIWWPLLLIVGLAGVLGVAGIFDPRPPAWKRLSKIRNQALLADKSRKKKEEDDS
- a CDS encoding Crp/Fnr family transcriptional regulator, producing MYPRWMESLPLFQGLTPSEMKLVIDRFENISFPAEHVVFCQGDPADKLFVVVSGRVAIRFKPDDGEVLDVAEVERNGVFGWSSVLGRKSYTSSAICLEDCEAVYVRGDVLRKLCETHAETGVIILERLAEVIAERLRSTHTQVVQLLHQGIHPPPET
- a CDS encoding cysteine desulfurase-like protein, translating into MNPDLSACRTHFPALAKGAIYFDNPGGTQVPRQTIDRMLAYLIESNANHGGAFPTSRESDRIIAESRQAVAHFLNAGSPQEIIFGPNMTSLAFTLSRSLAGELTPQDEIIVTRLDHDANISPWTIIAQERGCKVHWLDFDVEDCTLRLDQFESLLNEHTKLVAVGYASNAVGTINPVRRITRQAHDAGALCFVDAVQYAPHGSIDVQDIDCDFLAVSAYKFFGPHIGVLYGKREHLERLKAYKVRPAPSAPPGRFETGTQNHEGIAGLLGALEYLGAIGEQSARDEGEAGDRALRFKQALRTIQSYELNLTRTLIETLSAVPGVKIWGITDEADLDRRVPTVSFTLNEHHPRAIATELGKSGIYVWDGNYYALAVTERLGLEEHGGMVRVGLVHYNTLEEIAALGKALNDIAAVS
- a CDS encoding NifU family protein; its protein translation is MSDEVIHNHLTGVPEEERMQALVEVVSSYIEQYHGGWVRMVAFDGSVLKVEMGGACDGCPLSNATLRGWVEGTVRQFFPDIERVEAV
- the amrS gene encoding AmmeMemoRadiSam system radical SAM enzyme, which codes for MSLETKLDKLTREGELYERLPDEAVRCYACGHRCLIREGKRGICKVRFNRGGKLMVPWGYVGALQCDPTEKKPFYHFLPGSDTLTFGMLGCDFHCSFCQNWLSSQTLRDPASDRSVGFIRRVSAEEIVQHGLNMGASVVGSSYNEPLITSEWAVEIFKLAVEKGLKCVYVSNGNATPEVLEYLHPYLSGYKIDLKTMQDKQYRHLGGVLQHVLDTIQMAHDMGYWVEVVTLVIPGFNDSTDELMDAARYIASVSVDIPWHVTAFHKDYQMTNADNTSADTLIRAAEIGKEAGLHYVYAGNLPGRIDPYEDTICPQCGTHLIERLGYLILDYQITDDGRCPNCSTKIAGVWPESADRVRLSSRSDLFYRGPRRV